Genomic DNA from Cuculus canorus isolate bCucCan1 chromosome 29, bCucCan1.pri, whole genome shotgun sequence:
CATCTGCTTGTACCTGTTCTTTTGCTGTGGTGGGGAGGGGTGGGGTgagctggggtttgggggagccAAGGATCCCTGCCCGAGGGGTGAGGGAGGGGCAGGGGAAGCGCAGCCGGGACCCCCTCGTCCTCACCGCGTGGCCCCGGAACCAGGCAGAGATGATGATCTGGCTCTTGCGCATCAGTTGGTACTGAGTTCGGCACCGCCAGCCCCGAAACATCTTCTGGATGAGGGTGGCGAGCTGGGCCACACGCTCCTGGCGCCGCTTCTCCAGGTCGAAGAGCTGGGGATGGGCAGGGGCAGCAATGGGGCACCcgctggggacagggacccgACTCCAGCACAGGTCCCGGCTGCGGCATCGCCCGGGACCCCCGGCACAGGCTGAGTGCCACCAGCAGGGCAATGGGACCTGTGGGGCTGGCAATCCCGGCAGCCCCAGAGCGGggtccccccagttccccatccctggactCACAGTGCTCGGCGAGCGGATGAAGATCTTGGTGTGGCCAAATGCCAGCTCCTCAAGGGGGATcgccagctctgccagcagcacctcGACGCCATCCCTGCACCGCGGTGGGGGACGAGGCCGGTCAGAACCCCACAGCCGTGGGGCCAGGGGCAACCAGACACGCTCGCGGACTGGTCCAGCCCCATACCTGTCACTGCCAGCCCAGCGGGGCCAAGTCCGGGTGCCGAGCATCTTGTAGCGCTCCAGGAAGGGGCTATAGAGCTGGCGGAAGGCGTAGCCCGCCCGCCGCACCCGCACGTTCTCCAGGAGCCCCAGGTACCGGATCTGTGCCAGCACCAGCTCCGGTGTGAAGAGCATTGCTGTTTTGGTCTCGTTGGGTTTGATGCACCTGGGGGGGACAGCGGTGGGTGGAGGATCCCGCTGGCGTCAGAGCTGGGGTCAGAGTTCCCGGGACGGTACCTGATGTAGTTGGGGTTCTTGGAGTAGAGGTTCTTCATCAGCGTCGCCACCGAGGCCTTGAACTGGAAGCCGGCTGTGGGGGGCAGCTTGAGGGATGCCTTCTGGGGGTCTCCCTCGGGGAAGAGGGAGCGCAGCAGCGTGTGCCGGGCGGCCCACATGGCCTGCGAGAGGTCGCGGAAGAGCAGGTCGTTGTTCTTCTCAATGAAACCTGTCACGTTGTAGGTCACCTGTGCACAGGAGGAGGGTCAGCACTCAACGGGGCACAAGCGGGGCGGTGGGTTATGGTCCAGCATCtccaccccccctccccagtccaGCTCCGCAGCTCCCATGCAGAGTTGGGAGATAGACTCGGGGGTCCCAGCTCCCCCCGTTGGGGCTGGGGGCGCCTGCAGCCACTGGCAGACCTTGCCGGCGTAGTGGTGGATGCGGAAGCATTGTGGGAGCAGGCTGGCATCCATGATGTGCCGAGCGTTCTGTGTCTCCCTGCTCTCGTAGTGCTTGTGGGTGGCAAAGAGCTGGTTCAGCTTGGTGAGGAAGGTGTCCTCGTTGACCACGCCGGGCCGTAGGCACTCCTCATCCAGCATGGCCAGGATCCCACCCTTGCTCTGCACCGGGATGGAGAGCGTCATCCCTACCCAGCCCTGGCCCCGAACGGCGGTTCCAGGCCTGGTTCAGGCACCCTCATGTGATGGTGGGAGCTGGGACCCAACTCACGTTCTCAATCAGGTCGCAGATGATGCTGTTGTCGAAGAATTCCACCGGGGTCCATTGGATGCCCTGGGATTAGATGGGGGTCAGAGGCACAGACCCTCGGACACGCGGCACGCCCAGACCCTGCCCCATGGACCCCCCCCAGCTGATGTGGGGCAGGAACAGGATGTTTGGCCATAGGGACAGAGATCCTGAATccctctctgccttcctgctATTGAATCTGCTCCCAGCAGGGAGCGGGGCGAGGGAGGGATGTGGCGTGGAGCCGTCTCTGACACTTCCCCATCATCCCAGGGTGGGGGAAAGGTTCCTTGGTCCGAGCTCTGGCACAGGCAGAGGGGCCACATCCAGCCCGACTGGCACGGGCTTGGGGTACCTCTCGGATGtattcctcctgctcctccttcagGGTCATCAGGATGAAGAtctgctgcagcttctcattGCAGTAGTTGATGATGAACTGCTCAAAGCCATTGTCCTGCGAGGCAAGGGTCCTGCATGCAGGTTGTGCCCGAGCCCCCGATCCCACTCCGTGTCCCACCCACCACCCCAGCgccaccagcagcaggatggggcCTGGTGGGACCCACACTTACCTGGAAGATCTCAAAGCCATAGATGTCCAGGACGCCCATcaccttcctctgctttccaggctTCACCTGGGGAGGCAGTACGGCACTGAGCTGTGTCCTGGCCCCGGGTGGGGTAGGATGGGGGCCCCATCCAAGGTTGAGGGGACCAGTTCCTGCCATCTGGGCACTCACCTGGATGCTGGTGTTGATGCGGTTCACCAGCCAGTCGAAGAGGCGGCTGTAGATGTTCTTGGCCAGTGCATCCCGCCCATAGTAGCCCtgtggagaaaagggaagaggtgCTCGTGCCAGCTCCCGGGGCTCAGCTGGGCATCCCTCCCACGGCAGGGCACGGTCCGGCTCACCTGAGGGAcggtgagagtggtgagaaCCATCTCATCCCGTGCCTTGACAGTGCGGGAGCACAGTGCCTGCTCCAGCGTGCCGGGGTCCAGCCCGATCAGCTCACAGATCTCCCGCAGCTCTGCATGGGGAGGCAGCGGTGCCGGGGCCAAGTGGCGGCTGAGGGGGTCCCCTCGCTCCggtcccatccccatccctacCCTGCGACTCAGCGATGCTGCAGGCCTCCATCCCGCTGGCCTGGTAGCCGCTGCTCAGCTCCACGTTGCCCAGCTTGAGCACCACAGCCGTCACCTCCAGCAGCGCCGTCACCTCGGCGGGCGAGAAGCCAATGACCCTCATGGCATCCTGGGGACCGACACGGGCAGTGCATGGGAACAGAGACCAGGGGTGTCTGGGTGGGGACGCGGGGTCACAGCTATCCGAGGCTCCGTCTGGCGGTACCTGCATGGCACGGAAGTTGGCTGCGTCGTCCATGCCAGGCAGGTTGGGGCTCTCCCGGTTCAGGTAGCTGTAGTGCCGGCAATCTTGGCGAAGCTTCAGCTGCTCTGGGGGATGGAGAGGCAGCTCAGCCATGGCCCCagtcccctccatcctcctgtTTCAGGGGCCTGGACCTACGgagcagctgagctgagccCCCCGCCAGGAGCTGGTAGAAGATGTGGAAGTTCCTCTCTCCCTTCACGTGCCGGACGATGCGGGATTTCTCCAGCAGGTCTGCGGGTAGGGGTCAGCGTCACTGCGGTGCATGAGTGGGACCTCCAGGGTGGGTGGGGACCTCCAGGGTGGGTGATCGGTACTCACAGTTGCTGATGACCCCTCCCAAGGGTTCTCCCTTGAAGTCGAACTCCACGTCCATGTACTTGCCCTGCAGGATGAGGATGGGGTCAGGGCAGGGGACACTGCAGGTTTGGCAGCTTCGCTGCTGGTGTCCACatcccctcccctgccctcaGCTCCTCGGCTGTCCCTGCTTCCCTTGGCACTCACAAATCGTGAGGAGTTGTCATTGCGGATGGTTTTGGCATTTCCAAAGGCTGTGGGAGGAGGATAAGGTTACAGCGTGGTGGTCGGGGGAGGCTGTGCTGAGTGCTGGGGTGGCACAGGGTGTGAGCGCTTACCCTCCAGCACTGGGTTGGACTGAAGGAGCTGCTCCTTCACCTTGTCCACCTCCTCTCCTTTACTGCTCACGGCTGCCACGTAGGACATCACCAGCTTGCTGGCCTCTGCGAGTGAGGGTCGTGGGTGCCGGGGCCATGGGTGCCCACCCGAGCCCCCTCATAGCCCTGCGAGCACCCAGTGGTGGCCCCAGCTCTACCTGTCTTGCCGGCCCCGCTCTCTCCAGTGATGAGGATGCACTGGTCCCTGTCCCGGTCCCGCAGTGAGCGGTAGGCATCATCAGCGATGGCATAGCTGGGGATCAGGAGGAGTTGAAAATGGGCTGGAGCAAGCCATGGGCTTCAAAGCCCCTTCCTGAAGCTGCCCTGAGTGGACTCCCCCAGATCCAAAACCTTGGGCTTATCCATGGATGAAGCCCTTGTCAGGATCCAGGGGGACTGAGGGCATCCTTAGTTCCCCATGCTCACATATGGGGCTTCACAGCGAAGAAATTGCAGTTATGGTACTCCTGCACCTTCTCGGGGGTGTAGATGGGCAGGGACCGGTACGGGTTGACCGAGATCACCACATTCCCGATGTAAGTCTGCGAGTAAGCAGGACTGTGTAAAGTGCGGGGCCGGGAGGACCCAGCCCAGGTCCTGGTGCTCCCCATGCCAGACCTTGTACTCTCTCTCCCCTGCTCCTCATGCCAAACCCCGtgtcctcctgctcccctccccaccccaccccaggTGATGCCCCAGCCCACTGCCCACGTAGATGTCACTCCGGTGGAAGCGTTCCTGCAGGGTGCGGAGCAGTGACTCCTCGGTGAGGGGGTCCAGCAGCACCAGGTCCCCAACAGCCGCGGTGTCCAGCAGCGAGGTGGTGGCTTCCATGGTCAGGCGGCTCCGGGgcagctggggcagagcagaggaggggcTGCAGCTATGAAACATAGCATCATAGAAccatcaggttggaaaaggctgcttaaatcatcaagtccaaccattcccatctgccactaaacaatgtccctgagcacctcatctccccgtcttttaaatacctccaggatggggactcccccccactccctgggcagcctctgccagggccccacaaccctttcagtgaagaatctcttcctgatatccagtctgaccctcccctggcacagcttgaggccattcccccttgtcctgtccccatcactggggagaagagcccagcgccctcctctctgcaatctcctttcaggcagttgtagagagcaataaggtctcccctcagcctcctcttctccagcctaaacacccccagggccctcagccgctcctcataagatttgttctccagccccttccgcagcttcgttgctctcttctggacactctccagagcctcaacatccttcttggggcgaggggcccagaactgaacacaggatttgaggtgcggcctccccagtgccgagtccaggggcagaatcccctccctgacTCTGCTGGCCATGCCGGGTCTGATCCAAGCcgagatgccattggccttcttggccacctgggccactgctggctcatggtcagtcactgtcaatccacacccccaggtccttctcctccagccccttttCCAACCTCCCTGGTCCTGAGCAGCAACTACACCCCTGAGGTCCTCTGTGCCCTTAGAGGCTTGAACGGTCTCCAGAAGAGCCGGCTGCCCCAGCATCTGGAGGGCACCGACCTTCTGAGACCCCTGGCATGGCACGAAGCCCTGGCTGAGCCTggtgcagggcagggcaggatgtGGCCCGGGTCCAGTGGGATGCACTGGGGACCTCACAGCTCCCACAGGCTCTGTGCTGGGTTGGCAGCCCCTGGGGACCGGGAACAAGGCAGTCACACACCCACAGGGTCACCGAGAGCTCCACCATGGGATGGGCAGGCACCCAGGACCCcatggtggggatgggggttcagggggggccAGACGCCTCCTGCTTGGCACAACAGGGAAGCGGGGGTAGGCCAGGAAATGTGGACACCTGCATCCTATTCTTCAGGCAGGGACAAATCCAGTCTCtgcttcctcccttcttcctggcAGGGGGAGGTTGGAGCAGGCAAGGAAGGGGGAGCCCAGATTCCCTGGCAGCCCtgctcggggcgggggggcaaCAGCACCCAAAGGGTCCCAGCAGAGTCTGCActgctttccccccccccccccccaatccatTCCACCCATCTCTCACCTGTCTTGTGGAGCAGCTGTATTCCCTGGGGTGACCTTCACCCTCACTTTACAGCTGGGGCGCAGGGCTGTAAACCCAACCCTGCTGATCAGTGCCCGGGGAAAGTTCACGGGCAAGGAATTGGGGAAGGATGGGGTGAAGGGGGCAACAGAGACGGCTCCATCAGGAACTGCATCATCAGTAGGAGCCTCTAGAGAGGATGGCAGGGCCCCCCCATGGGTCTCTATAGCCTCCCTCCCACCACATATAGCACCAGAACAGAGCCCCCTGTGCTGCTATATGGCACCAGGGGGAGCACCCACAGATGGAAACCAGAGCAAAAGCCCCCCAAGCTCCAGGACAGCCCTGGGCTCAGCTTCCCAACAGTACTGAGTCTTGGAGGTCCCCACGTCCATAGGATGAGGGTGTCCCATGTTGGGGACTGCAGGAACAGGATGCCCCCAGCCAGTCCCAGGCTGCAGGGGGCTCGGGTGCTGCAGGGTGGGAGCAGAGGGGTCCCTAACTCACCTCCTggttgcagagcagcagctcctagCGCGGCTTCAGCCTGGGAACTAGCAGtgctcagcccagcccagcacccGGGGCTGGCCTGGTCCGGCCCATGAAGGGGTGGGGGCTGGAGAGACCTCCCTCCCTGATgggcagggaaactgaggcacagagtgtcagccagcagggaaggagcacCAGTCAGCAAGGAAGGAGCACCATGCTTCCTATGGGGgccccagcctggctgagctgctgctgctccgcTCCCCTCGCCGCCCtagctgctccagcagcaacaAGCAGGGAAAAGTCACTCGCAACCAAGCAAACAAAGGGAGCTTCCTCCTCGGGCTGCAGGAAACCAGGGCAAGGTACAGCGCTGGCAGCGCCCAGGGCTGCTCCACCTGCCCACAGTGCAGCGGGTGAGCAGCCTGCGGCCATCACCAGGCCTGCACAGCATCCTCAAATCCACAGAGCGAGTGCCAGGGGCAGATGAGGCAGAGCTGAGGATGAGCCCGGGGTGCTGCGGGACAGATGACCAAAGCTCATTACCTACAAAATaacatctttattaaaaatacaatcaGTCGTTAaccagggagaggggagaaaggcaGTAGTAGAGgctgctcactgcagagcaggaagaaagcGTAGTGGGAGCGGAGAGCAATCTTAGGACAGAAACAAAGCAAGGGCGTTCTGCCGTGGGCAAGGGCCTGGCTGCGGGACCCCAGCCCCAGGCAGCTTTATTCCTGAGAAACTTGCATAGATTGGGGCATCCTCCCCAGCTTCAGCACAGCTGAGGAGTGGCAGCTGCTATAGAATAGAGACCCCTCTCCAGCATGGGGAACAGGAACACAGGCAGGGCCATCTCTGGCCCCATCCCAGGACAGAAGCACAGTGGGGATGGGCCCCGTGTAACAGAGTGAGGGGCCAGACAGCTGCCGGCACCTGACCACCAGCGAGGAGGAAGCATATCCACACtcatcctcagcacagggaccGCCTGGCAGACAGAAGCTGAGCTCAGCCTCCATCACAGCGCAGGAGCTGAGGGGAGTGGGCTGGGCACACAGGGCACCAGGAAGACTTCACGGCTGCCTTTGGAGCTCTGCACCAGCAGAGGAGACAGCCACACCGCATCTCGACCTGGGAGGTGCTGGGTTTTTTGGTATCCACAAGAGATTTAAGCCAAGGCAGAGGCACAGCCCAGCCAGGTGGAGCCCTCTGGCATCTTTGGTaacagcaggaggaggcagcCACACACTGCCCACGCCCTCTCCAGAGcctggcagcaggcagagcacacAGATACTGGCAGGATGGGTCCGAAGTTCTCTTCATGCACATCACCCTCACTGGCACCTGCACGTGAAACAGCCCTTGTTCCATCGCCAAAGGCAGCGCCCAGAGGCAGCAGGTGAGGAAGGGGCTCCTGCCCACCcaccagagcagcagctcaagCACCCCTGAGGGCCCAGCATGCTCTCTCGGGAGCCAGATCAGCACCCAGGACTGGGGAGGGATCCCTGCCACTGCAATTCATGCCTTGGGAGAAGCACCCATGCCAAAAGCCAGGGCAGCTCTGGTCCTCCTTCCACCAGAACCAGCACCCCACCCCTTGCTACCAGTGCAGCCCGCGCCTGCCCTGtgttctgggctgggagcagttCCTGGCATCTCCACAGTGCCCAGAGCTGCGCTGACAAAAGTTTCCAGGTCTCAGCCTGGCGTGAGCTGCCTGGGGCAGACAAGGGCGTCAGCCCCCTTGTTCCCCGGCCaggtcctgctgcagccccactgGGGGTGGGATCGAGGTGCCAGGAGCAGATGGTGAACTTGCAGGTGTCAGGACAGGGGGAAGCAGCAGGGGTTCTGCCTCTTGCCCCATGGGGGCTGACCTCAATCAGCAGCCAGATGGTTGTTGGACAGGAAACAGCTTCTGTGATTCTTGTCCCAGtagccctcctcctccttctcatcttcctcctccttctcatcttcctcctcctcctcctcaaagaGCTGCTCCTCGAGGAAGATGCCACCCAGGCCGTACTCCTGCTCATGGACAGAGGTCTCCTCGGGGCTGACGTGAGAGGCACCACCCACAAAGTCAGCAAATCTGGGAAGAAGACACAAAGCCGTGCATCGTGCATGCAGGGCTGGCGGCCTCCAGCAAGGCCCTGGCACACCAGGAGCTGAGGCAATGCATTTCATTGCTAAGACCAGGCATTATTCATTCCTCCCCCACTGCATGCCCCACACCACAGGCCTTCCGTGCTTCATCTCCCTCTGTCTTAAAGCCAGAGGTGACAGTACAGCATGGCTTTTGGAATCAGCCACCCTGAGCATACTGCTAGGAGATTTTACCTCTTGGGAGACTGGATGCGGGACACCACAGTCCAGGCAGAGAAATCTGGGCTTCTGCAGTGAATGCGAAGCTCCTCAAGGGCCTTGTGCGTCTCCACCTCGCCCTGGAGCCGGTATTCTTCCTCTGTTAGCAGGCGAGGGGGGCTCGGCCCCAGCCTGGCGCTCCGTACTCTCCTGCCCACAGACCAGCACCAGTTACCACCAGGACAAGACCCAGTGCAGGGTGGGAGGAGCAGAGAGCATCCCTCTGACCCCAACTCCTCGGTCCCAAGGGAGGTTCCCAGCCCTGTGGAGGAGCAGAGCACCAgccacagagaaaaaagagacaCAATTTCCCCAGTACACCCACCCCAGCAAAAACACCCTGGTTCTGCGACACAGACTCCATCCTGCAGCTCATCCAGGACCCACCACGCTGGGAATCGGGAGCAGCCGGGTGCTGGCAGCCCTCACCTGTAGGCAGCAAAAGCCCAGTGCAGGGGGTAGTCCAGGTTCTTGCTGCAGATGGCGGTGACCACCGCGGCCAAGGCGATGGGATGGATCTGGATGCCCGAGTAGatcagcagcagccccaggagctgcagggccCATGAGAGGAGGGTGATGCTGCGCTCGTTCTCCAGTGGGCCGTACCTGTAGCAGACGCCGAAGCTCAGGAAGCCTACGAGCAGCAGGTAGCCTGTGAGAGAGCAGAGGGATCAGGCAGGAACTGGCGGGCTCGATCAGCCCAGCAGCACCTGCCAGGACAGCAGTTAAATCCAGCACAAGAGCTTGCCTCTCTCTAGagcacaaaagcagcagcattttaatcatagaatcacagtatcatggaatggtttgggttggaagggacccccaTTCAGTTCtaccccgctgccatgggcagggacacctcccactgggtcagggtcctcaaagccccatccaacctggcctcgaacacctccaggaatggggcagccatgacttctctgggcaacctgtgcacTGCCTCTccacccacacaggaaaacatttctttctcagatttgatttaaatctcccctctttcagctaaaaactgTTCCCCTTTGTAATGCTTTTTTCCCACCAGCACGTTGTGGATCCTGTAGGAGGCAGGTGGGCTGTGAACCAGTGAGTTCAAGGGGCTCCTACCTAGGAGGTACCGCCAATAGGACTTGCAGATTTCCCGCAGGTTCTTGAAGATCAGCTGGAGCAGGTACAGGGAGAAAGACCAGCCTCCCACCAGCATGAGGTACACAGGGCTTCTCtaggagaggggacagggaacTCAAAGCAAGCAGTGGGCAGCCCTGGCTCCCCCACAGCTGCCAGGCCCTGCTCCACACAAAGGCAGGCCCACAGCCCAGCAGCCCAAGGCCACGTACGCCAATGCTCCCACCAGAACAATGGTACCGGCACAGAATGTTGTGAGGCCCCTCACCCACAGCACTCACCTTGGGCATGATCTTGGAAATCACATAGACAAGGATGAGCAGCGAGGCCAGCAAGCCAAAGCTGACCCCGGCTGAGTAGTAGAAGAGCTGGCTCCTGCAGGGatcacacacatgcacaaagtGTTTTACAGCTCATGGATATCTGGGATGCACATGGGGGGAGCAATGCTGGGAGCCTGTGAAGCCAGGCActgccccccagccctccctgtccccagcttGTGGGGAAGAGGCAGCTCACCGGCTCAGTGTGTCCCCACAGAAGAACAGCAGTAGCCCcaggaagaaaaccaggaaCAGCTTGGGGTCAAAGCCTAGAAAGAGTGAGTCCTGGCTGAGAGAAATCTGGCACAGTACCCTCTGGGTCgagctcctgcctgctgcacaGTCACAAGGACAGGGAAGGGGCAGCGTCCCAGGCAAAACTCCGACAAGTGGATTCGCTCACATTACACCCCATGGACAGACGCTCCCGCCCACAGCCCTATTCTTACTCAGGATGGACCAGACCCCCTGGCCCTCACGCTGTGAGCTCTCCTGGCCATGTTTCCTTGGCCTCTCTACTCCCACCTACCCCCTTGAAGCCCCCCTAAAGGAAACGCACGTCGGAAGAGGATGACGGAGTACTCGGTGCTAGGCTCCAGCAGCTCGACCTTCAGGCAGGTCTTGTTGCTGTAGAGATCCACGTCAATGCTGGTGTCATTCAGCTTCTCCTTCAGGAATGAGGAAACAAAGTTCCACATGTTGaacttctccagctcctcctcgCTGTCCACCTGGGTGACTCGGATTGTCCGGCTGCTGTTGACCCGGATCTGCACAAGCGAGGGAAGCACACAGGAATGCGGCTGCCAGAGGCACTGGGTCTGACTAGGACAGGAGGCCTTGCCTGTTCTGCTCACCTGCACCCGGGTCCACACGTCGCGCCATTGCGGGACGCGGGTGTTGGTGTAGCAGAAATGCTGTGGAACTGTGTGGCGGTATGTGCGGCCCTCTTGGAGCGGGATGACCGATTCCTTGGCACctgtgcagcacagagcagagaaaagggaTTCAGCAACACAGATCAAACATGACGTCCCTGTTCCGTTTGCTTCATCCACCAAAACACgtggctttgctttcctttctcgGACCTCCCCTAGTTAAGCATGGTCTGAGTAGATAAAAGTAAAAAgcccttcctctttttcccttggAACAAGCTGTTTGGCTAGTTTTTGGGACAATCCCACTCCTGAGACCGGGAAGCAGCACAGCCTcatctcctgctcctctttccAGCCTAGATCCCAGTTTTAGAGCCATCGCATCTTATGGAAAACCGAATTCGAGTGCATTTACAGTACATTTACGAACGTGCTACCGAAGTGAAGGAGGCTCTGAACACCGTGCAGGGTCCAGCCGCACCAGCAGATCACGACAGAGAGACCAAACGTCCCGTCCTCCGGTACCCCGTGCCCGGCGGATCGCGACAGGGAGAGGCCAAACACTTCATCCTCCGTcactccctgccccagcaccagCGGTTCCCGTCAGGTAGAGGCTAAACACCCCATCCTCCGGCATCCCCTGCCCCTTCCCCGGTCCGGGCGGCCCCCACGGGGCCCGAGGAGCGCTCTGCGAGCAGCGGGCCGTGCCGGGGCTCCCAGGGCCGAAACGTGCTGCCCCTGGGCCGACAGGCGGGCACCGGGCAGCGCCCCCCCGCGCGGGGAGAACCGGGGCCGCATCACCAGGAGGACGTCAccgggagggaaggagggaggcgGCAGCGGGGTATCTACTCCGGGCGCCCCGGGGTGGATCCCCTAGTCGTGGCTCCCCCCACTCACCTGCGCCCCTCAGCGGCAGCGGCAAAAGGAGCAGTAG
This window encodes:
- the NEMP1 gene encoding nuclear envelope integral membrane protein 1 isoform X1 — encoded protein: MDRWTYTGAKESVIPLQEGRTYRHTVPQHFCYTNTRVPQWRDVWTRVQIRVNSSRTIRVTQVDSEEELEKFNMWNFVSSFLKEKLNDTSIDVDLYSNKTCLKVELLEPSTEYSVILFRRFDPKLFLVFFLGLLLFFCGDTLSRSQLFYYSAGVSFGLLASLLILVYVISKIMPKRSPVYLMLVGGWSFSLYLLQLIFKNLREICKSYWRYLLGYLLLVGFLSFGVCYRYGPLENERSITLLSWALQLLGLLLIYSGIQIHPIALAAVVTAICSKNLDYPLHWAFAAYRRVRSARLGPSPPRLLTEEEYRLQGEVETHKALEELRIHCRSPDFSAWTVVSRIQSPKRFADFVGGASHVSPEETSVHEQEYGLGGIFLEEQLFEEEEEEDEKEEEDEKEEEGYWDKNHRSCFLSNNHLAAD
- the NEMP1 gene encoding nuclear envelope integral membrane protein 1 isoform X2, with translation MKAAAAPLWRLLLLLLPLPLRGAGAKESVIPLQEGRTYRHTVPQHFCYTNTRVPQWRDVWTRVQIRVNSSRTIRVTQVDSEEELEKFNMWNFVSSFLKEKLNDTSIDVDLYSNKTCLKVELLEPSTEYSVILFRRFDPKLFLVFFLGLLLFFCGDTLSRSQLFYYSAGVSFGLLASLLILVYVISKIMPKRSPVYLMLVGGWSFSLYLLQLIFKNLREICKSYWRYLLGYLLLVGFLSFGVCYRYGPLENERSITLLSWALQLLGLLLIYSGIQIHPIALAAVVTAICSKNLDYPLHWAFAAYRRVRSARLGPSPPRLLTEEEYRLQGEVETHKALEELRIHCRSPDFSAWTVVSRIQSPKRFADFVGGASHVSPEETSVHEQEYGLGGIFLEEQLFEEEEEEDEKEEEDEKEEEGYWDKNHRSCFLSNNHLAAD
- the MYO1A gene encoding unconventional myosin-Ia isoform X2; translation: MEATTSLLDTAAVGDLVLLDPLTEESLLRTLQERFHRSDIYTYIGNVVISVNPYRSLPIYTPEKVQEYHNCNFFAVKPHIYAIADDAYRSLRDRDRDQCILITGESGAGKTEASKLVMSYVAAVSSKGEEVDKVKEQLLQSNPVLEAFGNAKTIRNDNSSRFGKYMDVEFDFKGEPLGGVISNYLLEKSRIVRHVKGERNFHIFYQLLAGGSAQLLQQLKLRQDCRHYSYLNRESPNLPGMDDAANFRAMQDAMRVIGFSPAEVTALLEVTAVVLKLGNVELSSGYQASGMEACSIAESQELREICELIGLDPGTLEQALCSRTVKARDEMVLTTLTVPQGYYGRDALAKNIYSRLFDWLVNRINTSIQVKPGKQRKVMGVLDIYGFEIFQDNGFEQFIINYCNEKLQQIFILMTLKEEQEEYIREGIQWTPVEFFDNSIICDLIENSKGGILAMLDEECLRPGVVNEDTFLTKLNQLFATHKHYESRETQNARHIMDASLLPQCFRIHHYAGKVTYNVTGFIEKNNDLLFRDLSQAMWAARHTLLRSLFPEGDPQKASLKLPPTAGFQFKASVATLMKNLYSKNPNYIRCIKPNETKTAMLFTPELVLAQIRYLGLLENVRVRRAGYAFRQLYSPFLERYKMLGTRTWPRWAGSDRDGVEVLLAELAIPLEELAFGHTKIFIRSPSTLFDLEKRRQERVAQLATLIQKMFRGWRCRTQYQLMRKSQIIISAWFRGHAQKNRYKQMKRSALIIQTYARGWKVRRAYRRFFRSGARTCLANFIYRRLVQRFLVELRKNLPPLSVMDRTWPPAPYKFLNDANQELRSIFCRWKCKKYREQLTPQRRALLQAKLCASELFKDKKALYPKSLAQPFCGEYLGLAQNPRYQKLHAVAKDNLVMADTVRKVNKASGKTVPRLLLLTTERLVLAEPRAAQPKATLSLGDIHGASVTRFSDGFLALHLRETATGGTKGDLLLVSDHLIELVTRLHQALLEATARGLALHITDRFSTRGPKGDVAVTVVESDRAGGDGPVCKKRGNRRMEVLVH
- the MYO1A gene encoding unconventional myosin-Ia isoform X1, giving the protein MEATTSLLDTAAVGDLVLLDPLTEESLLRTLQERFHRSDIYTYIGNVVISVNPYRSLPIYTPEKVQEYHNCNFFAVKPHIYAIADDAYRSLRDRDRDQCILITGESGAGKTEASKLVMSYVAAVSSKGEEVDKVKEQLLQSNPVLEAFGNAKTIRNDNSSRFGKYMDVEFDFKGEPLGGVISNYLLEKSRIVRHVKGERNFHIFYQLLAGGSAQLLQQLKLRQDCRHYSYLNRESPNLPGMDDAANFRAMQDAMRVIGFSPAEVTALLEVTAVVLKLGNVELSSGYQASGMEACSIAESQELREICELIGLDPGTLEQALCSRTVKARDEMVLTTLTVPQGYYGRDALAKNIYSRLFDWLVNRINTSIQVKPGKQRKVMGVLDIYGFEIFQDNGFEQFIINYCNEKLQQIFILMTLKEEQEEYIREGIQWTPVEFFDNSIICDLIENSKGGILAMLDEECLRPGVVNEDTFLTKLNQLFATHKHYESRETQNARHIMDASLLPQCFRIHHYAGKVTYNVTGFIEKNNDLLFRDLSQAMWAARHTLLRSLFPEGDPQKASLKLPPTAGFQFKASVATLMKNLYSKNPNYIRCIKPNETKTAMLFTPELVLAQIRYLGLLENVRVRRAGYAFRQLYSPFLERYKMLGTRTWPRWAGSDRDGVEVLLAELAIPLEELAFGHTKIFIRSPSTLFDLEKRRQERVAQLATLIQKMFRGWRCRTQYQLMRKSQIIISAWFRGHAQKNRYKQMKRSALIIQTYARGWKSRRLLRELKFQCRRHAAATTITAYWRGFQVRRAYRRFFRSGARTCLANFIYRRLVQRFLVELRKNLPPLSVMDRTWPPAPYKFLNDANQELRSIFCRWKCKKYREQLTPQRRALLQAKLCASELFKDKKALYPKSLAQPFCGEYLGLAQNPRYQKLHAVAKDNLVMADTVRKVNKASGKTVPRLLLLTTERLVLAEPRAAQPKATLSLGDIHGASVTRFSDGFLALHLRETATGGTKGDLLLVSDHLIELVTRLHQALLEATARGLALHITDRFSTRGPKGDVAVTVVESDRAGGDGPVCKKRGNRRMEVLVH